A single region of the Fusobacterium sp. DD2 genome encodes:
- the lptB gene encoding LPS export ABC transporter ATP-binding protein, with translation MINLSAQNLCKSYKKRRVVDNVSLEVNKGEIVGLLGPNGAGKTTTFYMITGIIQPNSGQVFCDNIEVTDYPMYKRANMGIGYLAQEPSIFRNLTVEENIAAVLEMKKIEKKAQQDVIDRLMEEFKLTHVRKSLGYSLSGGERRRVEIARTIANNPSFILLDEPFAGVDPIAVEDIQQIIRYLKEKGLGILITDHSVRETLRITEKAYIMANGKVLISGTPQEIAENETARKIYLGEKFKLD, from the coding sequence ATGATAAATTTATCAGCCCAAAATCTTTGTAAAAGTTATAAAAAGAGAAGAGTAGTTGACAATGTGAGCCTTGAAGTAAATAAAGGTGAAATCGTTGGTCTTTTAGGACCTAACGGCGCGGGAAAGACTACAACTTTTTACATGATAACAGGGATAATCCAACCAAATAGCGGTCAGGTATTCTGTGATAATATAGAGGTAACTGACTACCCAATGTATAAAAGGGCAAATATGGGAATTGGATATTTGGCACAGGAACCATCAATATTTAGAAATCTAACTGTTGAGGAGAATATAGCTGCTGTTTTAGAAATGAAAAAAATAGAAAAAAAAGCTCAACAGGACGTTATAGATAGACTTATGGAAGAGTTTAAACTTACTCATGTGAGAAAGTCATTAGGTTATTCACTTTCAGGAGGAGAGAGAAGAAGAGTTGAGATAGCAAGAACTATAGCTAATAATCCAAGTTTTATTCTTCTGGACGAACCTTTTGCAGGAGTTGACCCTATTGCAGTAGAGGATATTCAACAGATTATAAGATATCTTAAAGAAAAAGGTTTAGGAATATTAATTACTGACCACAGTGTAAGAGAAACTCTTAGAATAACAGAAAAAGCCTATATAATGGCTAACGGAAAGGTATTAATCAGTGGAACACCTCAGGAAATAGCTGAAAATGAAACAGCAAGAAAAATTTACCTGGGAGAAAAATTTAAACTTGATTAA